A genomic stretch from Desulfotignum balticum DSM 7044 includes:
- a CDS encoding HD domain-containing protein, which translates to MMDHIIDHSIMVGNVTLCLCRHVNQTTPLLNIHLATAAALLHDITKTRSFKTGERHSETGGNLLETLGYPEVGNIIRQHVILDDWKENTPVTEQEIVNYADKRVLHDTIVSLAQRLEYIQDTYGHLQDLQDRIAGMWRMTRTLENKLFRRISFSPDQLADRVLMDIRFF; encoded by the coding sequence ATGATGGACCATATTATCGATCATTCCATCATGGTCGGCAATGTCACGTTGTGCTTGTGCCGGCATGTGAACCAGACCACGCCGTTGTTGAATATTCATCTGGCCACTGCCGCAGCCCTGCTCCACGATATCACCAAAACCCGCAGTTTTAAAACCGGGGAACGGCATTCTGAAACCGGCGGAAACCTGCTCGAAACCCTGGGTTATCCGGAAGTGGGAAACATCATCCGCCAGCATGTCATCCTGGATGACTGGAAGGAAAACACGCCTGTCACGGAACAGGAAATCGTCAATTATGCGGACAAACGGGTACTTCACGACACCATCGTGTCCCTTGCCCAACGACTGGAATATATTCAGGATACTTACGGCCATCTGCAAGATCTGCAAGATCGGATTGCCGGGATGTGGCGGATGACCCGGACACTGGAAAACAAATTGTTCCGCCGGATTTCCTTTTCACCGGACCAGTTGGCAGACCGGGTGCTAATGGACATCCGCTTCTTTTAA